A region of the Mytilus trossulus isolate FHL-02 chromosome 11, PNRI_Mtr1.1.1.hap1, whole genome shotgun sequence genome:
aataaaatgtaactgttgagagtggagaaatatcttTATACACGAGTTAGAGtgtcggaatctgtttctctaatgctttttatcgttctttttcaaagattttcagaaaattgtgttCTTTATATGCGATGTCATCAGGcaaggtcgccttttttcatgacgtcacaataggaaaatggAGAAGAAAGcaaaacattttgacgtcataatcaaatttcgactaatcatttgccgtgaacagatttttcactagtgaggagaaatatttttctcaaaccggtcaggaaatgtgaaaatagcacaaaaattagagaaatacaatgtatattcttTTGTGGTTAACATCACTATCCTTTCATCTTGCAACAGAAATTAAGGATGGACCAATCTTTCTAGACTTTGACAATATTGTtcattgatataagaagatgtgatgttagtgccaatgagacaactctccatccaaataacaatttaaaaaagtaaaccattataggtcaatgtacagccttcaacacaaaGCTTTGGCTCAAACCAAacaacaagttataaagggccccaaaattactagtgtaaaaccattcaaacaggaaaaccaaaggtctaaTGTTTGTTTAGGTTTTATTAGTGTCCTGTGTTGTTAATGTCTTTATACCCCCAAATAAACAAGTTTTCAGGGATATATATAGGAATCACCCTGTCGTCCCtccatctgtctgtccatcACATCTCATAAGTGCAACTCTTCCTAGTATTGATGTAACTTCAAACAGTTGTAGTACACAACCTAAGGATGTGGACAAAGGAAAATATTTAAGGATGGAACTAttttaagggagataattgacTTTACTTAGTAAAATATACATCTAGCAATAAATGGCAACAAGTCTTGTTAGTGCAATTACTcctaaaaagaataaaactgATGAAACTTTACCCAGTTGTTGTACACAACCCGAAGATGTGCATAAAGTAGGATATTTCTGGTCTGATTTTTTTCAGGGGAGATAATTGAAATTACTTAAGTTTAAATACACACAAATTCGTTCaaagtatacatgtatgcatgatAGAGTGATTCAATTCTGCTGTTTTTTCACTTcttttatacaaatgtaattttttttcttttgcagaCTGATGACTATACTTGTGGTGAATGTGGTCTTATATTTGTTAGTCTACATGAATATAACATTCACCAGGACATTGGAAATCATAAGATCAGGCATGCTGATCGAGTAAAAACTTTTTGGAGTAGTAAATGCACTAACATAAAAGAGTCAATGACAAGTGTTTTTTCAAAAGCAACTGATGATCAGACACCACAGTCTAAAACACAATGTTCACTACATTCAGGATGGTCATTGAAAGGAAGAAGAATGAATAAGAGATTTAGCATAGCTGTAAAAGACTATttacttaatttatttatggaaGGTGAACAAACTGGCCGAAAATATACTCCAACAGAGGCTTCCAAAAAAATAAGAGCAGTCAGGGATGAAAATGGGAATAGGCTTTTTTTGCCAGAAGAATGGCTGAGCTCACAACAAGTACAGGGTTTATTTTCCAGATTTGTCAATCAATCTGGAAAAATTCCTAAAGAGGAATCTGATGATGAACTAAATGATGCTATTATAGAAATTACTCGTCAGGAAAATGAACTTGCACTAATTCATTCAATTTGTcaatgatttttgtcgagcctgcaacttttgttgcaaaAAGCTCGAAATAGGTaaagtgatccggcggcggttACGACGGCGGCAGCGTAAGCtaatttaaaaggtttatattttggAAGGTGAACGACAAGGAGGCTTCATtctttgtatatacattgtagatGCCTCATGTCAcaaagtttctgtcagtcacatgtccaatgcccttgacctcattttcttggttcagtgaccacttgaaaaaaaagttcagaatttttgtaatgttgaattctctctttaatattataagtaataggataactatatttggtatgtgcataccttgcaaggtcctcatgcccgtcagacagttttcacctgacctcaacctcatttcttggatcagtgaacaaggttaagttttggtggtcaagtcaatatctcagatactataagcaatagggctagtatatttggtgtatggaaggactgtaaggtgtacatgtccaactggcaggtgtcatctgaccttgaccttattttcatggttcagtggttatagttaagtttttaagttttggtctttt
Encoded here:
- the LOC134691059 gene encoding uncharacterized protein LOC134691059 is translated as MYNNFSFEIGGLRMWQAYDVGIGVFISSRDLKKMSNGKQDETNLKILEMPKVTRIGKSKIRPRKSLKRKHSETNNEKERNETGDVEDNIEEINEENTEENAASHEQMNETDDYTCGECGLIFVSLHEYNIHQDIGNHKIRHADRVKTFWSSKCTNIKESMTSVFSKATDDQTPQSKTQCSLHSGWSLKGRRMNKRFSIAVKDYLLNLFMEGEQTGRKYTPTEASKKIRAVRDENGNRLFLPEEWLSSQQVQGLFSRFVNQSGKIPKEESDDELNDAIIEITRQENELALIHSICQ